From a region of the Poecile atricapillus isolate bPoeAtr1 chromosome 4, bPoeAtr1.hap1, whole genome shotgun sequence genome:
- the RASGEF1B gene encoding ras-GEF domain-containing family member 1B: MPQTPPFAAMFDSSSYNRNLYQTKEGSCGGLYYHDNNLLSGSLEALIHHLVPNVDYYPDRTYIFTFLLSSRLFMHPYELMAKVCHLCIEQQRLSEPGLDKNWTQKIAPKILQLLTEWTETFPYDFRDERMMRNLKELAQRIASGDEMYRKNVQQLLQNLIRKLAAVTQYEEVLAKIDTTTSTDRLTLLKTKPQSIQRDIITVCNDPYVLAQQLTHIELERLNYIGPEEFIQAFVQKDPLNNDKSCYGDQKKTRNLEAYVEWFNRLSYLVATEICMPVKKKHRARVIEYFIDVARECFNIGNFNSLMAIISGMNMSPVSRLKKTWAKVKTAKFDILEHQMDPSSNFYNYRTALRGATQRSLTAHSNREKIVIPFFSLLIKDIYFLNEGCANRLPNGHVNFEKFWELAKQVSEFMTWKQVECPFERDWKILQYLLSVPVFSDDALYLASYESEGPENHIEKDRWKTLRSALLGRV; the protein is encoded by the exons ATGCCACAGACACCTCCCTTTGCAGCGATGTTTGACAGCAGCAGCTACAACAGGAACCTGTATCAGACAAAAGAAGGCAGCTGTGGAGGGCTCTATTACCACGACAACAATCTCCTGTCGGGGTCTTTGGAAGCTCTTATCCATCACTTAGTACCCAACGTGGATTACTATCCCGAT AGGACGTACATTTTCACCTTCCTTCTCAGCTCCCGTCTCTTCATGCACCCGTACGAGCTCATGGCCAAAGTCTGCCACCTGTGCATTGAGCAGCAGAGACTCAGTGAGCCTGGCCTGGACAAG AACTGGACCCAGAAGATTGCACCAAAAATCCTACAGTTGTTGACTGAATGGACAGAGACTTTTCCTTATGATTTCCGAGATGAAAGAATGATGAGGAACTTAAAGGAGTTGGCGCAAAGAATAGCCAGTGGGGATGAG ATGTACCGGAAGAAcgtgcagcagctcctccagaacCTGATTCGGAAGCTGGCCGCAGTTACCCAGTACGAGGAAGTGCTTGCAAAAATTGACACCACCACATCCACAGATCGCCTCACGCTCCTAAAGACCAAGCCCCAGTCCATCCAGAGGGACATAATCACTGTCTGCAATGATCCCTACGTGTTAGCTCAGCAGCTGACGCACATAGAGCTT GAGAGACTCAATTATATTGGACCAGAAGAATTTATCCAGGCGTTTGTGCAAAAGGATCCTTTGAATAATGACAAG AGCTGCTACGGGGATCAAAAGAAGACTCGGAATCTTGAAGCCTATGTGGAGTGGTTTAACAGGCTCAGTTACTTGGTTGCAACAGAAATCTGTATG CCTGTGAAGAAGAAGCACAGAGCAAGAGTGATAGAATATTTCATCGATGTGGCACGGGAATGTTTTAACATTGGCAACTTCAATTCCTTAATGGCTATTATTT CTGGCATGAACATGAGTCCTGTGTCTCGATTAAAGAAAACCTGGGCAAAAGTGAAGACAGCCAAATTTGATATTCTTGAG CATCAGATGGACCCTTCCAGCAATTTTTATAATTACCGAACTGCTCTGCGTGGAGCCACTCAGAGGTCCCTGACAGCCCACAGCAACAGAGAGAAG ATCGTGATACCTTTCTTCAGCCTCTTGATCAAAGATATTTACTTCCTCAATGAGGGTTGTGCCAATCGCCTTCCAAATGGTCACGTCAATTTTGAG aaattTTGGGAGTTGGCAAAACAAGTCAGTGAATTTATGACATGGAAGCAAGTGGAGTGTCCTTTTGAAAGGGATTGGAAGATTCTGCAGTACTTGCTCTCTGTCCCAGTCTTCAGTGATGATG CACTTTACTTGGCTTCCTATGAAAGCGAAGGCCCTGAGAACCACATTGAAAAGGACAGATGGAAGACACTAAG GTCAGCACTTCTGGGCAGAGTCTAG